From Cellulomonas oligotrophica, a single genomic window includes:
- a CDS encoding carbohydrate ABC transporter permease has translation MATSTRPPRMRRPAQDPSRAPRRVGFSQTLSRWDVKVSPYLYISPFFLLFGLTGLFPLLYTAYVSVFDWHLLGGQGDFVGFENFAFVFNEPNFWKGLRNTFSIFALSTIPQLMVAVVLAAILDANLRAKTFWRMGVLVPYVVAPVAVALIFGKVFADQSGVANAVLALVGIDPIGWHAQPLPSHIAIATMVNFRWTGYNTLILLAAMQAVPRDLYEAAVIDGAGRVRQFFSITIPQLRPTIIFVVITSTIGGLQIFDEPRMFDQLGQGGPGRQWMTVTMYVYELAFGSQKSFGRAAAVAWVLFIIIVAIGVLNFWLTQRIASDSSATAKARKKVAR, from the coding sequence ATGGCCACGTCGACCAGACCGCCGCGCATGCGCCGCCCGGCGCAGGACCCCTCGCGGGCCCCGCGGCGCGTCGGGTTCAGCCAGACCCTGTCCCGCTGGGACGTGAAGGTCTCGCCGTACCTGTACATCTCCCCGTTCTTCCTGCTGTTCGGGCTGACGGGTCTGTTCCCGCTGCTCTACACCGCGTACGTCTCGGTCTTCGACTGGCACCTGCTGGGGGGCCAGGGTGACTTCGTCGGGTTCGAGAACTTCGCGTTCGTGTTCAACGAGCCGAACTTCTGGAAGGGCCTGCGCAACACCTTCAGCATCTTCGCGCTGTCGACCATCCCGCAGCTCATGGTCGCGGTCGTCCTCGCGGCGATCCTCGACGCGAACCTGCGCGCGAAGACCTTCTGGCGCATGGGCGTCCTGGTGCCGTACGTCGTCGCACCGGTCGCCGTCGCCCTCATCTTCGGCAAGGTGTTCGCCGACCAGTCGGGCGTGGCCAACGCCGTCCTCGCCCTCGTCGGCATCGACCCGATCGGCTGGCACGCGCAGCCGCTGCCCAGCCACATCGCCATCGCCACGATGGTCAACTTCCGCTGGACCGGCTACAACACGCTGATCCTGCTGGCCGCGATGCAGGCCGTGCCGCGCGACCTGTACGAGGCCGCCGTCATCGACGGCGCCGGCCGCGTGCGGCAGTTCTTCTCCATCACGATCCCGCAGCTGCGCCCGACGATCATCTTCGTGGTCATCACCTCGACCATCGGCGGGCTGCAGATCTTCGACGAGCCGCGCATGTTCGACCAGCTCGGCCAGGGCGGTCCCGGGCGGCAGTGGATGACCGTGACGATGTACGTCTACGAGCTCGCGTTCGGCAGCCAGAAGAGCTTCGGACGGGCCGCCGCGGTGGCCTGGGTGCTCTTCATCATCATCGTCGCCATCGGCGTCCTGAACTTCTGGCTCACCCAGCGGATCGCGTCCGACAGCTCCGCCACCGCCAAGGCACGGAAGAAGGTCGCACGATGA
- a CDS encoding sensor histidine kinase: MSTLSDLVAHHGPLGAPDLEWLHLLVGDWQVISDLAFADLVMWLPVADGDFVAVAQCRPSTGATVHYDDVVGSRPPDGQRPQLRRALVEQAPQRSREPRWFGSYAVREEAVPVVRDGRAIAVIARQTNLGGARTPSRLELNYVEAADDLLGMVARGEFPATDAPTGPRRGAPRVGDGLVRLNGEGEVLYASPNALSCFHRLGALGDLTGRSLVEVTADLIEQNATVDESMPLVLMGRAPWRVDVEARGVALSLRAVPLTERSERVGAVLLCRDVSELRRRERELITKDATIREIHHRVKNNLQTVAALLRLQSRRMSSPEARDALAEAMRRVATIALVHETLSQTLDESVPFDDLVGRSLRLAADVATAGAQVRTTVRGSFGAVPAEDATALALVLTELVTNAVEHGFDGRERGTVEVVAVRDEDALRVEVNDDGAGVPAEQGAGTGLGTQIVLTLVRNELGGSIEWLPREGGGTSVVIEARLRQGRDAATVA; encoded by the coding sequence GTGTCCACGCTCAGCGACCTCGTCGCGCACCACGGGCCGCTCGGCGCGCCGGACCTGGAGTGGCTGCACCTGCTCGTCGGCGACTGGCAGGTGATCTCCGACCTCGCGTTCGCCGACCTCGTGATGTGGCTGCCGGTGGCGGACGGCGACTTCGTCGCGGTCGCGCAGTGCCGCCCCTCGACGGGGGCCACGGTGCACTACGACGACGTGGTGGGCTCGCGCCCGCCCGACGGGCAGCGCCCGCAGCTGCGCCGCGCGCTCGTCGAGCAGGCCCCGCAGCGCTCGCGCGAGCCGCGCTGGTTCGGCTCGTACGCCGTGCGCGAGGAGGCCGTGCCGGTGGTGCGCGACGGACGCGCCATCGCGGTCATCGCGCGGCAGACCAACCTCGGCGGCGCGCGGACGCCGAGCCGGCTCGAGCTGAACTACGTCGAGGCCGCCGACGACCTGCTGGGCATGGTCGCCCGCGGGGAGTTCCCCGCGACGGACGCGCCCACCGGGCCCCGACGCGGCGCGCCCCGCGTCGGCGACGGGCTGGTGCGCCTCAACGGCGAGGGCGAGGTGCTGTACGCCAGCCCCAACGCGCTGTCCTGCTTCCACCGCCTCGGCGCGCTCGGCGACCTCACCGGCCGCTCGCTGGTCGAGGTCACGGCCGACCTCATCGAGCAGAACGCGACCGTCGACGAGTCCATGCCGCTCGTGCTCATGGGGCGGGCGCCGTGGCGCGTCGACGTCGAGGCGCGCGGGGTGGCGCTGTCCCTGCGGGCGGTGCCCCTGACGGAGCGCTCCGAGCGGGTGGGTGCCGTGCTGCTCTGCCGGGACGTGTCCGAGCTGCGACGTCGTGAGCGTGAGCTCATCACCAAGGACGCGACGATCCGCGAGATCCACCACCGCGTGAAGAACAACCTGCAGACCGTGGCGGCCCTGCTGCGCCTGCAGTCGCGTCGCATGAGCTCGCCCGAGGCCCGTGACGCGCTGGCCGAGGCGATGCGACGGGTCGCGACGATCGCGCTCGTGCACGAGACCCTCTCGCAGACGCTCGACGAGTCGGTGCCGTTCGACGACCTGGTCGGTCGCAGCCTGCGCCTGGCGGCGGACGTCGCGACGGCGGGGGCGCAGGTCCGCACCACCGTGCGCGGCTCGTTCGGTGCCGTGCCCGCGGAGGACGCGACGGCCCTGGCGCTCGTGCTCACGGAGCTGGTCACCAACGCGGTCGAGCACGGGTTCGACGGGCGCGAGCGCGGGACGGTCGAGGTCGTGGCGGTCCGCGACGAGGACGCACTGCGGGTCGAGGTCAACGACGACGGCGCCGGTGTGCCCGCGGAGCAGGGGGCGGGCACCGGGCTCGGGACGCAGATCGTCCTCACGCTCGTGCGCAACGAGCTCGGGGGCTCCATCGAGTGGCTGCCCCGTGAGGGGGGCGGCACGTCGGTCGTCATCGAGGCCCGCCTGCGCCAGGGCCGGGACG
- a CDS encoding carbohydrate ABC transporter permease, with the protein MSAPSLPYVRQTAGAGAARAAARRRGSGHGSERRPGWVTYLLLTLALAVFVLPIYYAFLLASSDAQTIAQNPIPGLLPEGNFLANVERVLESDIGFWKALTNSVIVATVTAASTVLFSTLAGFSFSKLRFRGRKGLLLFVIATTAVPTQLGIIPLFIVMSQLGWIGQLQAVIVPGLVTAFGVFWMTQYLESALPYELIEAARVDGASMIRTFWSVALPAARPAAVMLGLFTFVASWTNFFWPFIVLGSTNPTLPVALQLLQASYFKDMSLIMAGVVLSTIPLLVLFAVAGRQLVAGIMAGAVKG; encoded by the coding sequence ATGAGCGCGCCGTCCCTCCCCTACGTCCGGCAGACCGCCGGCGCCGGTGCCGCACGGGCCGCCGCCCGCCGGCGGGGCAGCGGCCACGGGTCCGAGCGTCGACCGGGCTGGGTCACCTACCTGCTGCTCACGCTCGCGCTCGCGGTCTTCGTGCTGCCGATCTACTACGCGTTCCTGCTCGCCAGCTCCGACGCGCAGACCATCGCGCAGAACCCCATCCCGGGCCTGCTGCCCGAGGGCAACTTCCTCGCCAACGTCGAGCGGGTGCTGGAGTCCGACATCGGGTTCTGGAAGGCCCTGACGAACTCGGTGATCGTCGCGACCGTGACCGCGGCCTCGACGGTGCTGTTCTCCACGCTCGCCGGGTTCTCGTTCTCCAAGCTCCGGTTCCGCGGGCGCAAGGGCCTGCTGCTGTTCGTCATCGCCACCACGGCCGTGCCGACGCAGCTCGGCATCATCCCGCTGTTCATCGTCATGTCGCAGCTCGGGTGGATCGGCCAGCTCCAGGCCGTCATCGTGCCCGGCCTGGTCACGGCGTTCGGCGTGTTCTGGATGACGCAGTACCTCGAGTCGGCCCTGCCGTACGAGCTCATCGAGGCCGCCCGCGTGGACGGTGCGTCGATGATCCGCACGTTCTGGTCGGTGGCGCTGCCCGCCGCACGCCCCGCGGCGGTCATGCTCGGCCTGTTCACGTTCGTCGCGTCCTGGACGAACTTCTTCTGGCCGTTCATCGTGCTCGGGTCGACCAACCCGACGCTCCCGGTGGCGCTGCAGCTGCTGCAGGCGTCCTACTTCAAGGACATGTCGCTGATCATGGCGGGCGTGGTGCTCTCGACCATCCCGCTGCTCGTGCTGTTCGCGGTCGCAGGGCGTCAGCTGGTCGCCGGCATCATGGCCGGCGCCGTCAAGGGCTAG
- a CDS encoding ABC transporter substrate-binding protein, with product MRKTTRKAWALAAGVTSVALLATACSGNAGGDDDETAGGDITLTVATFNEFGYTDEMFARYEEENPGVTIEQKRAATADEARENLNSRLAAGSGTSDIEAVEVDWLPELMQFPDYFEDLSSPDVEGRWLDWKVAQATTEDGKLVGYGTDIGPQGIAYRADLFEAAGLPADREAVAELFGGDSATWEQFFEVGKQYSEGSGGKAFFDSAGAIYQGIINQEEFPYETEDGTVTAVSDGRVKEIYEQVVQASVEDGLSAHYSQWSEDWTNSFQNDGFAVMLAPGWMLGVIEGNAAGVEGWDLADVFPGGAGNWGGSFLTVPSQGANVEEAKKLAAWLTAPEQQIEAFNNKGTFPSQIEAQESEDIQSATNAFFNDAPVGQILSNRSQGVVVPFKGPNYFTIQQAIGNALTEVDVNGADPAAQWETVVGVVEGLG from the coding sequence GTGCGCAAGACCACACGCAAGGCGTGGGCGCTCGCAGCCGGGGTGACGAGCGTCGCCCTGCTCGCCACGGCCTGCTCCGGCAACGCCGGGGGCGACGACGACGAGACCGCGGGTGGCGACATCACCCTCACGGTCGCGACGTTCAACGAGTTCGGCTACACCGACGAGATGTTCGCCCGGTACGAGGAGGAGAACCCGGGCGTCACCATCGAGCAGAAGCGTGCGGCCACCGCCGACGAGGCCCGCGAGAACCTGAACAGCCGGCTCGCCGCAGGCTCCGGCACCTCGGACATCGAGGCCGTCGAGGTCGACTGGCTTCCCGAGCTGATGCAGTTCCCCGACTACTTCGAGGACCTGTCCTCCCCCGACGTCGAGGGCCGCTGGCTCGACTGGAAGGTCGCGCAGGCCACGACCGAGGACGGCAAGCTCGTCGGCTACGGCACGGACATCGGCCCCCAGGGCATCGCGTACCGCGCGGACCTGTTCGAGGCGGCCGGCCTGCCGGCCGACCGTGAGGCCGTCGCCGAGCTCTTCGGCGGGGACTCCGCCACGTGGGAGCAGTTCTTCGAGGTCGGCAAGCAGTACTCCGAGGGCTCGGGCGGCAAGGCGTTCTTCGACTCCGCCGGTGCCATCTACCAGGGCATCATCAACCAGGAGGAGTTCCCCTACGAGACCGAGGACGGCACCGTCACCGCCGTCTCCGACGGTCGCGTCAAGGAGATCTACGAGCAGGTCGTGCAGGCCTCGGTCGAGGACGGGCTCTCCGCCCACTACTCGCAGTGGAGCGAGGACTGGACGAACTCCTTCCAGAACGACGGCTTCGCCGTCATGCTCGCCCCGGGCTGGATGCTCGGTGTCATCGAGGGCAACGCGGCCGGCGTCGAGGGCTGGGACCTGGCCGACGTGTTCCCCGGCGGTGCCGGCAACTGGGGCGGCTCGTTCCTCACGGTGCCGTCGCAGGGCGCCAACGTCGAGGAGGCCAAGAAGCTCGCCGCGTGGCTGACCGCGCCCGAGCAGCAGATCGAGGCCTTCAACAACAAGGGCACCTTCCCCAGCCAGATCGAGGCGCAGGAGTCCGAGGACATCCAGTCCGCGACCAACGCGTTCTTCAACGACGCCCCCGTGGGCCAGATCCTGTCGAACCGCTCGCAGGGTGTCGTCGTGCCCTTCAAGGGCCCGAACTACTTCACGATCCAGCAGGCGATCGGCAACGCGCTGACGGAGGTCGACGTCAACGGCGCCGACCCGGCCGCCCAGTGGGAGACCGTCGTCGGGGTCGTCGAGGGCCTCGGCTGA
- a CDS encoding DUF2505 domain-containing protein, with translation MQIDVRLSFPVGTAGAARMLADPQYVHTKVRASGALDQQVDVTGDAEGAFTVTTRRALPSEQIPAHARALVGSRIDVRQVEAWEAPTADGSRAGTVVVEIAGAPVRVTGRASLAPGEDGASTQVRYVGEVRATVPLFAAAVEDAAAGAVRSVLEVEQEVARRWLAQAPDAPGDAPAPPARA, from the coding sequence GTGCAGATCGACGTGAGGCTCTCGTTCCCGGTCGGCACGGCCGGGGCGGCACGGATGCTGGCCGACCCGCAGTACGTGCACACCAAGGTGCGCGCGTCGGGGGCGCTGGACCAGCAGGTCGACGTGACCGGCGACGCGGAGGGCGCGTTCACGGTCACCACGCGCCGCGCGCTGCCGTCCGAGCAGATCCCCGCCCACGCCCGCGCCCTGGTCGGCTCGCGGATCGACGTGCGGCAGGTCGAGGCCTGGGAGGCCCCGACCGCGGACGGCTCGCGGGCGGGGACCGTGGTGGTGGAGATCGCGGGCGCCCCCGTGCGCGTGACGGGACGAGCGAGCCTCGCGCCCGGCGAGGACGGCGCGAGCACGCAGGTGCGCTACGTCGGGGAGGTCCGCGCGACGGTCCCGCTGTTCGCCGCCGCCGTCGAGGACGCGGCCGCCGGGGCCGTGCGCTCCGTGCTCGAGGTCGAGCAGGAGGTCGCGCGGCGCTGGCTCGCGCAGGCGCCCGACGCGCCGGGTGACGCCCCGGCCCCGCCCGCACGCGCCTGA
- a CDS encoding LacI family DNA-binding transcriptional regulator produces MVDSIPVRAERVRPAAPTLEEVAERAGVSRSTASRAINGGLRVSPEALASVAAAVADLGYTPNRAARSLVTRRTDSIALVVPEPDERVLSDPFFAGTLNGLSTAFADSDIQVVLVIARPGESDRTIRYLRNGHVDGAIVVSHHRDDALDQALLTSRVPNVFVGRPLSAPDDDVQYVDTDNAEGGRLATQHLVDRGCRHIATVAGPQDMSAGIDRLLGWRRAMSDAGLDDSAVVQGDFTISSGADATRALLAAHPETDGIFVASDLMAAGALRALTELGKDVPGDIAVVGYDNLGVSASTTPPLTTVIQPVVAMARAAGARLLDQLNGAPPSAPQIFAPELVVRSSA; encoded by the coding sequence GTGGTCGACAGCATCCCGGTACGCGCCGAGCGCGTCCGTCCCGCAGCGCCCACGCTCGAGGAGGTCGCCGAGCGGGCGGGCGTGTCCCGGTCGACGGCCTCGCGCGCGATCAACGGCGGGCTGCGCGTCTCGCCCGAGGCGCTCGCGTCCGTCGCGGCCGCCGTCGCGGACCTCGGCTACACCCCCAACCGCGCCGCGCGGTCCCTCGTGACCCGTCGCACGGACTCGATCGCCCTGGTGGTGCCCGAGCCCGACGAGCGCGTGCTCTCGGACCCCTTCTTCGCCGGCACCCTCAACGGGCTGAGCACGGCGTTCGCGGACTCCGACATCCAGGTGGTGCTCGTGATCGCCCGGCCCGGCGAGAGCGACCGCACCATCCGGTACCTGCGCAACGGGCACGTCGACGGCGCGATCGTCGTCTCGCACCACCGGGACGACGCGCTCGACCAGGCGCTGCTCACGTCCCGGGTCCCCAACGTGTTCGTGGGCCGGCCGCTGTCCGCACCCGACGACGACGTCCAGTACGTCGACACCGACAACGCCGAGGGCGGTCGCCTCGCCACCCAGCACCTCGTGGACCGCGGCTGCCGGCACATCGCGACGGTCGCCGGGCCCCAGGACATGTCCGCCGGCATCGACCGCCTGCTGGGGTGGCGCCGCGCGATGAGCGACGCGGGCCTCGACGACTCCGCGGTCGTGCAGGGCGACTTCACGATCTCCTCCGGGGCGGACGCGACCCGCGCGCTGCTCGCCGCGCACCCCGAGACCGACGGCATCTTCGTCGCGTCCGACCTCATGGCCGCCGGGGCGCTGCGCGCGCTCACCGAGCTCGGCAAGGACGTCCCCGGCGACATCGCGGTCGTCGGCTACGACAACCTGGGCGTCTCCGCGTCCACGACGCCCCCGCTGACGACCGTCATCCAGCCGGTCGTCGCCATGGCCCGCGCCGCCGGTGCGCGCCTGCTCGACCAGCTCAACGGCGCCCCGCCGAGCGCCCCGCAGATCTTCGCCCCCGAGCTCGTGGTGCGCTCCTCCGCCTGA